The following are from one region of the Populus trichocarpa isolate Nisqually-1 chromosome 8, P.trichocarpa_v4.1, whole genome shotgun sequence genome:
- the LOC7457830 gene encoding protein XRI1, protein MLLLNSYYHNSYSFSTNTTSINSTHLHHSSVNGSPGHQVTTAPCEMIVCQNNYTETKIRAGFELHSMAYYKSIGGAGLSSLGWDLQSLGVLRADMSLESDFSTGYLEDALLEFNEPSKRRRLLLFATDHDDQSEKSNHLPESNWNEENFDDWELMSENFSCMSHITGFRGPSDELVSTSVSNTSDEANVISEITTPGEKISAPETLDYSSSSSYKDLAATNSIFEKENSPHSTDDHENKRRKTVATRVVYPFALVKPGGVEGDMTINDINERILMPPTRPVRHPVGDFACRPCVSADGPGLSGKAVVALTRIHTQGRGTITIIRTKG, encoded by the exons ATGCTGCTTCTAAATTCATACTACCATAATTCTTACTCTTTTTCTACAAACACGACGTCAATAAATAGCACCCATTTGCATCATTCTAGTGTAAATGGCTCGCCAGGACACCAGGTCACCACTGCCCCATGTGAAATGATCGTGTGTCAAAATAACTATACAGAGACAAAAATACGGGCTGGTTTTGAGCTTCACTCCATGGCTTATTACAAAAGCATTGGTGGTGCTGGCCTCTCTTCCCTAGGTTGGGATCTCCAAAGCCTCGGAGTTCTCAGAGCGGACATGTCTTTAG AGTCTGATTTTTCAACCGGGTACTTAGAAGATGCTCTGCTTGAATTTAACGAGCCATCCAAACGAAGACGCTTGCTGTTGTTCGCTACTGATCATGATGATCAATCCGAAAAATCAAATCACCTTCCAGAG AGCAACTGGAATGAAGAAAACTTTGACGACTGGGAATTAATGTCAGAGAATTTTAGTTGCATGAGCCACATTACTGGTTTTCGTGGACCTTCCG ATGAGCTCGTGAGCACGTCAGTGAGCAATACTAGTGACGAAGCAAATGTTATCTCTGAGATAACAACACCAGGAGAGAAAATATCAGCCCCGGAAACTCTTGAttattcatcatcatcttcttacAAAGACTTGGCTGCCACAAACTccatttttgaaaaagaaaactcccCTCATTCTACTG ATGATCATGAGAATAAGAGAAGGAAGACGGTGGCAACAAGGGTGGTGTATCCATTTGCACTAGTGAAACCAGGTGGGGTAGAAGGAGACATGACCATAAACGATATCAATGAGAGGATCTTGATGCCACCGACAAGGCCGGTAAGACATCCGGTAGGGGATTTTGCGTGTAGGCCATGTGTATCTGCTGATGGCCCAGGTCTTTCTGGCAAAGCTGTAGTAGCCCTTACAAGAATCCACACGCAAGGGAGAGGCACCATCACTATTATTAGAACGAAAGGTTAA
- the LOC7457831 gene encoding non-specific lipid-transfer protein 4: MYVAIRVKLPSSRIETMSSNMRAWVVVMLACLVASNVFICDVNAAGECGKTPIRSAAASLSPCLSAAGNVRAAVPPTCCSKVGSLIKTAPKCLCAVLLSPLAKQAGIKPGIAITIPKRCNIGNRPAGKKCGRYTLP, encoded by the exons ATGTATGTAGCAATTAGAGTGAAGTTGCCTTCTTCGAGAATAGAAACAATGAGTAGCAACATGAGAGCCTGGGTTGTGGTTATGTTAGCTTGTTTGGTAGCTTCAAATGTTTTCATATGTGATGTTAATGCGGCAGGAGAGTGTGGGAAGACACCAATTAGGTCAGCAGCGGCTAGCTTGAGCCCATGCTTGAGCGCGGCAGGCAATGTAAGGGCCGCTGTGCCACCGACTTGCTGCTCCAAAGTTGGTTCCTTGATCAAGACTGCCCCGAAATGTCTCTGTGCTGTATTGCTGTCACCTCTGGCAAAGCAAGCTGGAATTAAGCCAGGAATTGCCATCACCATTCCAAAGCGTTGCAACATTGGAAACAGACCAGCTGGAAAGAAGTGTGGAA GGTACACGCTCCCATGA
- the LOC7457832 gene encoding glutamate decarboxylase 4, whose product MVLSKIFSQSDVSMHSTFASRYVRESLPRYKMPENSIPKEAAFQIINDELMLDGKPRLNLASFVTTWMEPECDKLIMDSINKNYVDMDEYPVTTELQNRCVNMIAHLFNAPLGESEAAVGVGTVGSSEAIMLAGLAFKRKWQNKRKAEGKPCDKPNIVTGANVQVCWEKFARYFEVELKEVKLTEDYYVMDPAKAVELVDENTICVAAILGSTLNGEFEDVKLLNDLLLEKNKITGWDTPIHVDAASGGFIAPFLWPELEWDFRLPLVKSINVSGHKYGLVYAGVGWVIWRSKEDLPEELIFHINYLGSDQPTFTLNFSKGSSQIIAQYYQLIRLGYEGYRNVMDNCHDNAMVLKEGLEKTGRFKIVSKDIGVPLVAFSLKDQNRGHNEFEIAETLRRFGWIVPAYTMPADAKHITVLRVVIREDFSRTLAERLVLDITKVMHELDALPAKPSSKMSINGNENGKISGSLEGKNGTVVKKTAMETQREITTYWKNFVMAKKSDKNKIC is encoded by the exons ATGGTGCTCTCTAAAATTTTTTCCCAGTCCGATGTCTCTATGCACTCCACCTTCGCCTCTCGCTACGTCCGAGAGTCGCTGCCAAG GTACAAGATGCCGGAGAACTCGATACCGAAGGAGGCAGCGTTCCAGATCATAAACGATGAGCTGATGCTTGACGGGAAACCGAGGCTGAACTTGGCATCTTTCGTGACTACTTGGATGGAGCCTGAATGTGATAAGCTTATTATGGACTCTATCAACAAAAACTATGTTGACATGGACGAGTACCCCGTTACCACCGAGCTTCAG AATCGCTGTGTGAACATGATAGCACACCTTTTCAATGCTCCCTTAGGGGAGTCTGAGGCTGCTGTCGGGGTTGGCACTGTAGGGTCATCAGAGGCAATAATGCTGGCAGGCCTTGCATTCAAGAGAAAGTGGCAGAACAAGCGCAAGGCCGAAGGGAAACCCTGTGACAAGCCTAACATTGTCACTGGTGCCAATGTTCAG gTATGCTGGGAGAAATTTGCAAGGTACTTTGAGGTAGAACTGAAGGAAGTGAAGCTGACCGAGGACTACTATGTAATGGACCCAGCCAAAGCCGTGGAACTGGTGGATGAGAACACAATCTGTGTTGCAGCCATCTTGGGTTCTACACTCAATGGAGAATTTGAAGATGTCAAGCTTTTGAATGATCTTTTGcttgaaaagaacaaaatcacTGG ATGGGATACCCCAATTCATGTTGATGCAGCTAGTGGTGGATTTATTGCACCATTCCTGTGGCCAGAGCTTGAATGGGATTTCAGACTTCCATTAGTGAAGAGCATAAATGTCAGTGGCCACAAGTATGGCCTTGTCTATGCTGGAGTTGGGTGGGTTATTTGGAGGAGCAAGGAAGACTTGCCAGAGGAACTTATCTTCCACATAAACTACCTTGGATCCGATCAACCCACTTTTACTCTTAACTTCTCAAAAG GTTCTAGTCAAATCATTGCTCAGTACTACCAACTAATCCGCCTGGGCTATGAG GGGTACCGAAATGTGATGGATAACTGTCATGATAATGCTATGGTGCTAAAAGAAGGACTGGAGAAAACAGGGCGCTTTAAGATTGTGTCAAAGGACATTGGGGTGCCTCTCGTAGCCTTTTCACTCAAGGACCAAAACCGGGGACACAACGAGTTTGAAATAGCAGAAACGCTACGTCGCTTTGGCTGGATTGTGCCAGCCTACACCATGCCAGCAGATGCGAAGCACATTACCGTGCTTCGTGTTGTTATCAGAGAAGATTTCTCCCGCACCCTTGCTGAGCGACTTGTGCTTGACATAACGAAGGTTATGCATGAACTTGATGCCCTCCCTGCGAAACCCTCATCTAAAATGTCTATCAATGGTAACGAGAATGGAAAGATTAGTGGCTCTCTAGAAGGAAAGAATGGCACTGTGGTCAAGAAAACAGCCATGGAGACGCAAAGGGAAATCACTACTTACTGGAAAAACTTTGTCATGGCCAAGAAGTccgacaaaaataaaatatgttag
- the LOC7471451 gene encoding eukaryotic translation initiation factor 3 subunit I yields the protein MRPILMKGHERPLTFLKYNREGDLLFSCAKDHNPTVWFADNGERLGTYRGHNGAVWCCDVSRDSMQLITASADQSVKLWNVQTGAQLYTFSFNSPARSVDFSVGDKLAVITTDPFMGVTSAINVKRISDDPSQQSGESVLTITGPAGRINRAVWGPLNRTIISAGEDCVVRIWDSETGKLLKESEPEVGHKKPISSLTKSADGSHFLTGSLDKSAKLWDSRTLTLIKNYTTERPVNAVTMSPLLDHVVLGGGQDASSVTTTDHRAGKFEAKFYDKILQEEIGGVKGHFGPINALAFNPDGKSFSSGGEDGYVRLHHFDPDYFNIKI from the exons atGAGACCAATTTTGATGAAAGGGCATGAAAGGCCCTTAACATTCTTAAAGTACAACAGAGAAGGGGATCTCTTGTTTTCCTGCGCTAAAGATCATAATCCCACCGTCTGGTTCGCCGATAACGGCGAACGTTTGGGAACTTACCGTGGTCACAACGGCGCCGTTTGGTGTTGCGATGTCTCAA gAGATTCGATGCAGCTGATTACTGCTAGTGCGGATCAGTCGGTGAAGCTTTGGAATGTACAAACTGGAGCGCAATTGTACACATTTAGTTTCAATTCGCCGGCTCGGTCTGTGGACTTTTCTGTAGGTGACAAGCTTGCTGTTATTACCACTGATCCTTTCATGGGAGTCACTTCTGCCATTAATGTCAAACGCATTTCTGACGATCCTTCCCAGC agAGTGGTGAATCCGTGCTCACCATCACTGGACCTGCGGGAAGAATTAATAGAGCTGTTTGGGGACCCCTGAACAGGACTATCATAAGTGCTGGAGAGGATTGTGTGGTCCGCATTTGGGATTCTGAG ACTGGAAAATTGTTGAAAGAGTCGGAACCGGAAGTTGGGCATAAGAAGCCGATATCATCACTCACAAAATCTGCTGATGGTTCTCACTTCCTGACTGGTTCTCTAGATAAATCTGCGAAG CTTTGGGACTCCAGAACTTTAACTCTTATCAAGAACTACACAACAGAACGCCCAGTTAATGCTGTTACAATGTCTCCGCTACTTGATCAT GTTGTGCTTGGAGGTGGTCAGGATGCATCATCTGTAACCACAACTGATCACCGTGCTGGGAAGTTTGAAGCCAAATTCTACGACAAG atTCTTCAAGAAGAAATTGGTGGTGTGAAAGGTCATTTCGGACCTATAAATGCTTTGGCGTTTAACCCTGATGGGAAAAG TTTCTCAAGTGGAGGCGAGGACGGTTATGTGAGGCTGCATCACTTCGATCCTGATTATTTCAACATAAAGATTTAG